A genomic segment from Vidua macroura isolate BioBank_ID:100142 chromosome Z, ASM2450914v1, whole genome shotgun sequence encodes:
- the LOC128822633 gene encoding zinc finger protein 474 isoform X2, whose protein sequence is MRRKERSFLKCDTLHGNKCQAKVVRRPPTVICYICGHEYGTKSISIHEPQCLKKWHQENDNLPKHLRRPEPKKPEVRTVQAKGFYDLDALNEAAWTSAQAQLIPCDICGRTFLPDRLIVHQRSCKPKPAK, encoded by the exons ATGCGtaggaaagaaagaagtttcCTGAAATGTGATACCCTTCATGGAAACAAATGTCAG GCAAAAGTGGTAAGACGGCCACCAACAGTGATTTGCTACATATGTGGCCATGAATATGGAACAAAATCTATTAGTATACATGAGCCACAGTGCCTGAAAAAATGGCACCAGGAGAATGACAACCTCCCCAAGCACTTGAGAAGGCCAGAACCCAAAAAACCTGAAGTCAGAACCGTGCAAG CCAAAGGTTTCTATGATCTTGATGCTTTAAATGAGGCTGCCTGGACCAGCGCCCAAGCCCAGCTAATTCCATGTGATATTTGTGGGCGTACTTTTCTTCCAGACAGACTGATCGTCCACCAGAGGTCCTGTAAACCGAAACCTGCAAAGTGA
- the LOC128822633 gene encoding zinc finger protein 474 isoform X1 produces the protein MSQTPFPRRPPFKVCYICGREFGSQSIAIHEPKCLEKWRIENNQLPKHLKRPEPRKPEVLAGSGSYTLTDENEAACYSAQAQLVPCRNCGRTFFPDRLPVHERCCKGSGSGARVPSTTTSKSGKAPRSGPGSARGDPSKAHQGMSRAAPAVSDQAKVVRRPPTVICYICGHEYGTKSISIHEPQCLKKWHQENDNLPKHLRRPEPKKPEVRTVQAKGFYDLDALNEAAWTSAQAQLIPCDICGRTFLPDRLIVHQRSCKPKPAK, from the exons ATGTCTCAAACACCCTTCCCAAGAAGACCTCCCTTCAAGGTATGCTATATCTGTGGCAGAGAATTTGGCTCACAATCTATTGCTATACATGAACCTAAGTGCCTAGAGAAATGGCGTATTGAGAACAATCAACTGCCAAAGCACCTTAAAAGGCCAGAGCCCAGGAAACCTGAGGTCCTTGCTGGTTCTGGTTCCTATACACTTACAGATGAAAATGAAGCAGCTTGTTATAGTGCTCAAGCCCAGCTGGTGCCGTGTAGAAACTGTGGCCGAACCTTTTTTCCTGACCGTCTCCCTGTGCACGAAAGGTGTTGCAAAGGAAGTGGCAGCGGTGCGAGGGTACCAAGCACTACCACTAGTAAATCTGGTAAAGCACCAAGATCTGGACCTGGCTCAGCAAGGGGTGATCCATCTAAGGCCCATCAAGGAATGAGCAGGGCTGCACCAGCTGTATCAGACCAG GCAAAAGTGGTAAGACGGCCACCAACAGTGATTTGCTACATATGTGGCCATGAATATGGAACAAAATCTATTAGTATACATGAGCCACAGTGCCTGAAAAAATGGCACCAGGAGAATGACAACCTCCCCAAGCACTTGAGAAGGCCAGAACCCAAAAAACCTGAAGTCAGAACCGTGCAAG CCAAAGGTTTCTATGATCTTGATGCTTTAAATGAGGCTGCCTGGACCAGCGCCCAAGCCCAGCTAATTCCATGTGATATTTGTGGGCGTACTTTTCTTCCAGACAGACTGATCGTCCACCAGAGGTCCTGTAAACCGAAACCTGCAAAGTGA